In Ornithorhynchus anatinus isolate Pmale09 chromosome 17, mOrnAna1.pri.v4, whole genome shotgun sequence, the following proteins share a genomic window:
- the TMEM50B gene encoding transmembrane protein 50B, translating into MAGFLDNFRCPECECIDWSERRNAVASVVAGVLFFTGWWIMIDAAVVYPKPEQMNHAFHTCGVFSTLAFFMINAVSNAQVRGDSYGDGCLGRTGARVWLFIGFMLMFGSLIASMWILFGAYVTQNISVYPGLAVFFQNALIFFSTLIYKFGRLEEL; encoded by the exons ATGGCAGGCTTCCTAGACAACTTCCGATGTCCAGAATGTGAATGCATCGACTGGAGTGAGAGGAGAAATGCAGTTGCTTCTGTGGTAGCAGGGGTGCTG TTTTTTACAGGTTGGTGGATAATGATCGATGCAGCTGTTGTCTATCCAAAACCGGAACAGATGAACCACGCTTTCCACACCTGCGGAGTGTTTTCCACTTTGGCGTTCTTCAT GATCAATGCCGTGTCAAATGCACAGGTGAGAGGGGACAGCTACGGCGACGGCTgcttaggaagaacag GGGCCCGTGTCTGGCTCTTCATTGGTTTCATGCTGATGTTTGGTTCCCTCATCGCTTCAATGTGGATCCTTTTTGGCGCCTATGTAACCCAAA ATATAAGCGTCTATCCAGGCCTGGCTGTGTTTTTCCAAAATGCGCTGATATTTTTTAG TACTCTAATCTACAAGTTTGGAAGACTAGAAGAATTATGA